One genomic region from Streptomyces venezuelae encodes:
- a CDS encoding SDR family oxidoreductase: MPRTCLVTGAASGIGKATAALLRAQGHTVISADLEEGDITADLSTPAGRAALVTRAHELTGGSLDAVVSCAGVAHFDPLTIRLNHFGAVATLDGLRPLLAAGADPRALAIGSIDSVHPTDRAIVEAALAGDEPAAVAASQEAVDRGEGHLVYSSSKAAISRWVRRSAVTDDWAGAGVPLNAVAPGVVVTPLTRPLLDEPEMRGLVERSVPMPLHGHARPEQLAPLIAWLVSPENTLVTGQVVFADGGADAVLRGDGIW, from the coding sequence ATGCCCCGAACCTGCCTGGTCACCGGAGCGGCCTCCGGCATCGGCAAGGCCACCGCCGCCCTCCTGCGGGCACAGGGCCACACCGTCATCAGCGCCGACCTCGAGGAAGGCGACATCACGGCGGACCTGTCCACCCCCGCAGGCCGGGCCGCACTCGTCACCCGCGCCCACGAGCTCACCGGCGGCAGCCTGGACGCCGTCGTCTCCTGCGCGGGCGTCGCCCACTTCGACCCGCTCACGATCCGGCTCAACCACTTCGGCGCCGTCGCCACGCTGGACGGGCTGCGCCCTCTCCTCGCGGCAGGCGCCGACCCACGGGCCCTGGCCATCGGCTCCATCGACTCCGTGCACCCGACCGACCGGGCGATCGTCGAGGCCGCGCTCGCCGGGGACGAGCCGGCGGCTGTCGCCGCCTCCCAGGAGGCCGTGGACCGCGGCGAGGGGCACCTCGTCTACTCCTCTTCGAAGGCGGCGATCTCCCGCTGGGTCCGCCGCTCCGCTGTCACCGACGACTGGGCAGGAGCCGGAGTCCCGCTCAACGCCGTGGCACCCGGCGTGGTCGTCACACCGCTCACCCGACCCCTGCTCGACGAACCGGAGATGCGCGGACTGGTCGAGCGGAGCGTGCCGATGCCCCTGCACGGCCACGCGCGCCCCGAGCAGCTCGCCCCGCTGATCGCCTGGCTCGTCTCGCCCGAGAACACCCTTGTCACCGGCCAGGTCGTCTTCGCCGACGGCGGCGCGGACGCCGTCCTGCGCGGCGACGGCATCTGGTGA
- a CDS encoding ferredoxin--NADP reductase produces MPEQPTGTRTHRLRVVRVIAETADAHSLVLQAPPESADRFTYRPGQFLTLKLPGADGRPAARCYSLAGSPHTGEPLKVTVKRVAGGHGSNWVCDHLGTGDELEVLPPAGTFTPDSLDHDLLLAAGGSGITPVLSIAKSVLAGGQGRVVLLYANRDESSVIFRDELRELAANHPARLLVVHWLESLQGLPRADRLAAVLAPYAGREAFVCGPEPLMDAVEQALRAVGAPGHRIHRERFFSLGADVFDTPALTEGGAAAEGGGTAEVELDGETHTVRWPSATPLLDVLLAAGVDAPYSCREGACSACTCRVTAGEVRLLRNDVLDDRDLAEGYVLACQALPLTDRVEITYS; encoded by the coding sequence ATGCCTGAGCAGCCGACCGGCACGCGCACCCACCGGCTGCGCGTCGTCCGGGTGATCGCCGAGACCGCCGACGCCCACTCCCTGGTGCTCCAGGCGCCACCGGAGAGCGCGGACCGCTTCACGTACCGCCCCGGGCAGTTCCTCACCCTGAAACTGCCCGGCGCGGACGGGAGACCGGCCGCCCGCTGCTACTCCCTCGCCGGCTCGCCCCACACCGGCGAACCCCTGAAGGTGACTGTCAAACGGGTGGCCGGCGGGCACGGCTCCAACTGGGTGTGCGACCACCTGGGGACGGGCGACGAGCTGGAGGTGCTGCCCCCGGCCGGCACCTTCACGCCCGACTCCCTCGACCACGACCTGCTCCTCGCCGCCGGCGGGAGCGGCATCACCCCGGTCCTCTCGATCGCCAAGTCGGTGCTCGCCGGGGGACAGGGCCGGGTCGTGCTCCTGTACGCCAACCGCGACGAGTCCTCGGTCATCTTCCGCGACGAACTGCGCGAGCTGGCCGCGAACCACCCGGCCCGGCTCCTCGTCGTCCACTGGCTGGAATCGCTCCAGGGCCTGCCCCGCGCGGACCGGCTCGCCGCCGTGCTCGCGCCGTACGCCGGCCGCGAGGCCTTCGTCTGCGGCCCGGAACCCCTCATGGACGCCGTCGAACAGGCGCTGCGCGCGGTCGGCGCGCCGGGCCACCGCATCCACCGGGAGCGGTTCTTCTCCCTGGGCGCGGACGTCTTCGACACTCCCGCCCTCACTGAGGGCGGCGCTGCGGCCGAGGGCGGCGGCACGGCCGAGGTCGAGCTTGACGGCGAGACCCACACGGTCCGCTGGCCGTCGGCGACACCCCTGCTCGACGTGCTCCTGGCGGCGGGCGTGGACGCCCCGTACTCCTGCCGGGAGGGCGCCTGCAGCGCCTGCACCTGCCGCGTCACGGCAGGCGAGGTCAGGTTGCTGCGCAACGACGTCCTGGACGACCGGGACCTCGCCGAGGGATACGTCCTGGCCTGCCAGGCCCTGCCCCTCACCGACCGGGTCGAGATCACCTACTCCTGA
- a CDS encoding Rieske 2Fe-2S domain-containing protein, with protein MTAPHDEVRVIEAGRPPTRFARGWHCLGLAEDFKDGSPHEIEAFGTRLVVFEGEDDGRLHILNAYCPHMGGNLAHGTVKGDAVACPFHDWRWSGDGRCAGIPYARRVPPRARTRSWLALERNKQLFVWHDPEGNPPPPEVTVPEIAGIHGPEADQWSDWTWKTLRVEGSNCREIVDNVVDMAHFYYVHYAFPEYFKNVFEGHVATQYMESSPRGDMELGTLSSGRLRSDASYYGPSYMIDHLYGDVGGGAEMEIVLINCHYPIDADSFLLQYGAIVRRLPGMTDEQAGEAARLTAEGATVGFEQDVEIWKNKTRIDNPLLTEEDGPVYQLRRWYEQFYVDVADVKDEMTRRFEFEIDTQRANKAWHAEVEENLARRAAAPETGA; from the coding sequence ATGACTGCTCCCCACGACGAGGTCCGGGTCATCGAGGCGGGCCGGCCGCCGACGCGCTTCGCCCGGGGCTGGCACTGCCTCGGCCTCGCCGAGGACTTCAAGGACGGCAGCCCGCACGAGATCGAGGCCTTCGGCACCAGGCTCGTCGTCTTCGAGGGCGAGGACGACGGCCGGCTGCACATCCTCAACGCCTACTGCCCCCACATGGGCGGCAACCTCGCCCACGGCACCGTCAAGGGCGACGCCGTCGCCTGCCCCTTCCACGACTGGCGCTGGTCGGGCGACGGCCGCTGCGCCGGCATCCCGTACGCCCGCCGGGTCCCGCCGCGTGCCAGGACCCGCTCCTGGCTCGCGCTGGAGCGGAACAAGCAGCTCTTCGTCTGGCACGACCCGGAGGGCAACCCCCCGCCGCCCGAGGTCACCGTCCCCGAGATCGCCGGCATCCACGGCCCCGAGGCCGACCAGTGGAGCGACTGGACCTGGAAGACCCTGCGGGTCGAGGGCTCCAACTGCCGCGAGATCGTCGACAACGTCGTGGACATGGCGCACTTCTACTACGTCCACTACGCCTTCCCCGAGTACTTCAAGAACGTCTTCGAGGGACACGTCGCCACCCAGTACATGGAGAGCAGCCCCCGCGGCGACATGGAGCTGGGCACGCTCAGCTCCGGCCGCCTGCGCTCCGACGCCTCCTACTACGGCCCCTCCTACATGATCGACCACCTCTACGGCGACGTCGGCGGCGGCGCGGAGATGGAGATCGTCCTGATCAACTGCCACTACCCCATCGACGCCGACAGCTTCCTGCTCCAGTACGGGGCGATCGTCCGGCGGCTCCCCGGCATGACCGACGAACAGGCCGGCGAGGCCGCACGGCTCACCGCCGAGGGAGCGACCGTCGGCTTCGAGCAGGACGTGGAGATCTGGAAGAACAAGACCCGGATCGACAACCCCCTGCTCACCGAGGAGGACGGGCCCGTCTACCAACTGCGCCGCTGGTACGAGCAGTTCTACGTGGACGTGGCCGACGTCAAGGACGAGATGACCCGCCGCTTCGAGTTCGAGATCGACACCCAGCGCGCCAACAAGGCCTGGCACGCGGAGGTCGAGGAGAACCTCGCCCGCCGCGCGGCGGCGCCGGAGACCGGAGCCTGA
- a CDS encoding IclR family transcriptional regulator, whose protein sequence is MTTPAVEAGCPPLSLLEKAAKVLSAFQSAGPRLTLTEVVQRSGISRSSAHRILDQLVQLRWLEREGRDYRLGMGMLELGAMASHHNRLRRAALPHLHALHEATGHLVHLTVLDGTEVVYLERIGGSDDSGVPSRTGGRQPAYCTASGKAILAFSDPSVTEQVIRHGLRPRTPRTITRPESFRGELAMARERGVAFDHEEGFRGVFCVAAPLRGAGRAVAAISVSGNGVHRELERIAPAVRGCARSVWQAMFGPGRLSEKQARPSGAVAEPTYAQPSMDNMMTWLRFSEWM, encoded by the coding sequence ATGACGACGCCAGCTGTCGAGGCCGGATGTCCGCCCCTGTCCCTGCTGGAGAAGGCGGCGAAGGTGCTGAGCGCCTTCCAGAGCGCGGGGCCCCGACTCACCCTGACCGAGGTCGTGCAGCGTTCCGGCATCAGCCGGTCCTCCGCGCACCGCATCCTCGACCAACTGGTGCAGCTGCGCTGGCTGGAGCGCGAGGGCCGGGACTACCGGCTCGGCATGGGCATGCTGGAGCTCGGTGCCATGGCCTCGCACCACAATCGGCTGCGCCGGGCCGCGCTGCCCCATCTGCACGCGCTGCACGAGGCCACGGGCCACCTGGTCCACCTCACCGTGCTCGACGGCACCGAGGTGGTCTACCTGGAGCGGATCGGCGGCTCGGACGACTCCGGCGTGCCCTCGCGGACGGGAGGGCGTCAGCCGGCGTACTGCACGGCCTCGGGCAAGGCGATCCTGGCCTTCAGCGACCCCTCGGTGACGGAGCAGGTGATCCGGCACGGCCTGCGGCCGCGGACGCCTCGTACGATCACCCGGCCCGAGTCCTTCCGGGGCGAGCTGGCGATGGCGCGGGAGCGCGGCGTGGCGTTCGACCACGAGGAGGGGTTCCGGGGGGTCTTCTGCGTGGCGGCGCCGCTGCGTGGCGCGGGCCGGGCCGTCGCCGCGATCTCGGTGTCCGGCAACGGCGTCCACCGCGAGCTGGAGCGGATCGCGCCCGCCGTGCGCGGCTGCGCGCGGTCCGTCTGGCAGGCGATGTTCGGTCCCGGCCGGCTCTCCGAGAAGCAGGCGCGGCCGTCCGGGGCGGTGGCCGAGCCCACGTACGCGCAGCCGTCGATGGACAACATGATGACCTGGCTGCGCTTCAGCGAGTGGATGTAG
- a CDS encoding SRPBCC family protein, protein MRPRTIERSAVLAAGPDDVWAVIGDFGGLATWHPHVPPATLEHEADPETPGTVRVFALDGRVVARERLLAREPGTRSYRYALLDPVALPVVGYEATLAVRPHADGAEVRWSAAYRAPDELVPQVEAVFGDGTYAAGLDALRARFPGSPVRTTR, encoded by the coding sequence ATGCGCCCCCGAACCATCGAGCGCTCCGCCGTGCTCGCCGCCGGCCCGGACGACGTGTGGGCGGTCATCGGCGACTTCGGCGGCCTCGCCACCTGGCATCCGCACGTGCCGCCCGCCACCCTGGAACACGAAGCCGACCCGGAGACGCCGGGGACCGTACGGGTCTTCGCACTCGACGGCCGGGTCGTCGCCCGTGAGCGGCTCCTCGCCCGCGAGCCGGGCACCCGCTCGTACCGCTACGCCCTCCTCGACCCGGTGGCGCTGCCCGTCGTCGGCTACGAGGCGACCCTCGCCGTACGTCCCCACGCCGACGGCGCCGAGGTCCGGTGGTCGGCCGCCTACCGGGCGCCGGACGAGCTGGTGCCGCAGGTGGAGGCGGTCTTCGGGGACGGCACGTACGCCGCCGGACTCGACGCCCTGCGAGCCCGCTTCCCGGGAAGTCCGGTACGTACGACCCGGTGA